In a single window of the Blattabacterium cuenoti genome:
- the sucC gene encoding ADP-forming succinate--CoA ligase subunit beta, which yields MNLHEYQGREILNSLSIQVPEGILASSPEEAVKVAKILFEKTKKNSLVIKAQIHAGGRGKAGGIQIAKNLDEVYEKSKNILGKFLITSQTSNQGKLVKKILLSEDIYCSECTPPAEYYLSILLNRDIEKNIVLYSKEGGVDVENVSKKDQNKVYTEIIDPMLGIQLFQTRKIGFNLGIHNNESLKNFSIFLLSLYKAYMNYDALLLEINPMIITFDKKIIPVDIKIVLDNNALFRHKKYALIRDRDDMDSIEKEANEAQLNFLKLEGNVGCMVNGAGLAMATMDMIKSYGGVPANFLDIGGSADRERVEKAFYLILKDKSVKTILINIFGGIVRCDTVAKGIINSYYKINQDIEIPIVVRLQGTNEKVAKELMTKSLLPIYSTDTLKEAAEKIQEILHV from the coding sequence ATGAATTTACATGAATACCAAGGTAGAGAAATATTGAATTCTTTATCAATTCAAGTTCCTGAAGGAATCCTCGCTTCTTCTCCAGAAGAGGCTGTAAAAGTAGCCAAAATTCTTTTTGAAAAAACTAAAAAAAATTCTTTAGTTATCAAAGCTCAAATTCATGCTGGAGGACGAGGAAAAGCTGGTGGTATTCAAATTGCAAAAAATTTGGATGAAGTTTACGAAAAATCAAAAAATATTTTAGGAAAATTTTTAATAACCTCTCAGACTTCTAATCAAGGTAAATTGGTTAAAAAAATATTGTTATCTGAAGATATTTATTGTTCTGAATGTACTCCACCTGCAGAGTATTATTTATCCATATTATTAAATCGTGATATAGAAAAAAATATAGTTTTATACTCTAAAGAAGGAGGAGTAGATGTAGAAAATGTTTCAAAAAAAGATCAAAATAAAGTATATACAGAAATAATAGACCCTATGTTAGGGATTCAATTATTTCAAACTAGAAAAATTGGGTTCAATTTAGGGATACATAATAATGAATCTTTGAAAAATTTTAGTATTTTTTTATTATCACTTTATAAAGCTTATATGAATTATGATGCTTTACTATTAGAAATCAATCCTATGATAATAACATTTGATAAAAAAATTATACCAGTTGATATAAAAATAGTTTTAGATAATAATGCATTGTTTCGTCATAAAAAATATGCTTTAATACGTGATAGAGATGATATGGATTCAATCGAAAAAGAAGCTAATGAAGCTCAATTAAACTTTTTAAAATTGGAAGGAAATGTAGGATGTATGGTCAATGGAGCTGGATTAGCAATGGCAACTATGGATATGATTAAATCTTACGGAGGAGTTCCCGCTAATTTTCTAGATATAGGTGGATCTGCTGATAGAGAACGTGTAGAAAAAGCTTTTTATCTTATATTAAAGGATAAATCTGTAAAAACGATATTAATAAATATATTTGGAGGAATTGTACGTTGTGATACGGTTGCAAAAGGAATTATAAATTCTTATTATAAAATTAATCAAGATATTGAAATTCCTATAGTTGTTCGTTTACAAGGAACGAATGAAAAAGTAGCAAAAGAATTAATGACAAAAAGTTTGCTTCCTATTTATTCTACTGATACTTTAAAGGAAGCTGCTGAAAAAATTCAAGAAATTTTGCATGTGTAA
- a CDS encoding ABC transporter substrate-binding protein, whose translation MKKTFIILFSFIILLGGVKNQKSEYNQEKIIIKKKEDKSYHTKPINIIFMLPLFFSSTEINQENKKLSDHAFSFYLGSKTAIDFVLLLKKKQKINIQIFDTKNERKRITNFIHSYDLSKIHAIIGPFFRSSLEEVARNNKRIPIISPFISSDHLDFYPNIIQAEAKDIYLIEPILKEIKIIHQKEKIKKLYLLGEDPSKKITNFIKNKLLQWNLHFQIYYLKNNFSNIINNTPFFAVFLGGNSLLGKEFIEFIKRFPINKIIPFGIGYNNIYYKNISLLKEYKFLFTSRYHFNKNDENKKKMFFFMKKKLGDNLNKYQLLGFDLSYDILYRLIENNNLFKIINKKSFSGLVSKYEYHKISDEEGYINRGLWIIRLR comes from the coding sequence ATGAAAAAAACTTTTATCATTCTTTTTTCTTTTATCATTTTATTAGGAGGTGTAAAAAACCAAAAATCTGAATATAATCAAGAAAAAATCATCATAAAAAAAAAAGAAGATAAATCATATCACACAAAACCTATTAACATTATATTTATGCTTCCTTTATTTTTTAGTTCTACAGAAATAAATCAGGAAAATAAAAAACTTAGTGATCATGCTTTTTCCTTTTATCTTGGATCTAAAACTGCTATTGATTTTGTTCTTTTATTGAAAAAAAAACAAAAAATTAATATTCAAATATTTGATACTAAAAATGAAAGAAAAAGGATTACTAATTTTATTCATTCATATGATTTATCTAAAATTCATGCTATTATCGGACCTTTTTTTCGTTCTTCTTTAGAAGAAGTAGCTAGAAATAATAAAAGAATACCTATTATTTCTCCTTTTATATCTTCTGATCATTTAGATTTTTATCCTAACATTATTCAAGCTGAAGCAAAAGATATTTATCTAATAGAACCGATTTTAAAAGAAATAAAAATTATTCATCAAAAAGAAAAAATAAAAAAATTATATCTGTTAGGAGAAGATCCATCCAAAAAAATTACAAATTTCATAAAAAATAAATTGTTACAATGGAATCTTCATTTTCAAATTTATTATTTAAAAAATAATTTTTCCAATATTATTAATAATACACCTTTTTTTGCTGTTTTTTTGGGAGGAAATTCTCTTTTAGGAAAAGAGTTTATTGAATTTATTAAAAGATTTCCAATAAACAAAATTATTCCTTTTGGAATAGGTTATAATAATATTTATTATAAAAATATTTCCTTGTTAAAAGAGTATAAATTCTTATTTACAAGTAGGTATCATTTCAATAAGAATGATGAAAATAAAAAAAAAATGTTCTTTTTCATGAAAAAAAAACTTGGAGATAATCTAAATAAATACCAGTTATTAGGATTTGATTTATCTTATGATATATTATATAGGCTTATTGAAAATAACAATTTATTTAAAATAATAAATAAAAAATCTTTTTCAGGATTGGTAAGTAAATATGAATATCATAAAATTTCTGATGAAGAAGGATATATCAATAGAGGATTATGGATTATTCGTTTACGCTAG
- the odhB gene encoding 2-oxoglutarate dehydrogenase complex dihydrolipoyllysine-residue succinyltransferase gives MIVKVKVPSPGESITEVEVSAWLVKTGDYVNKGQTIAEIDSDKATLEISAEENGIITLMVKKGEKIRVGDTLCSIDSSKEYLITEDKYKEKDNIEKTSSINFKIPSPASKKILKEKNISIESIQGTGKHGRITKSDCIFHLEENNTPFVSNTSIGRTITTYRSKTITPLSSLRRKLSERLVDVKNKTASLTTFNEVDMQEIFFIRKKYKDLFKKKHGVNLGFMSFFTLSCIRALKLYPDVNAMINEGEKINFEYYDISIAISGPKGLMVPVIRNAEHLSFRGIEEEIFKLSTRVYNGTISIDEMTGGTFTITNGGIFGSMLSTPIINPPQSAILGMHKIMERPVVINGSIEIRPIMYLALSYDHRIIDGRESVGFLVSVKESLENPIKLLMGGSEENINKKLEL, from the coding sequence ATGATAGTAAAGGTAAAAGTCCCCTCTCCAGGAGAATCCATAACAGAGGTAGAAGTTTCCGCATGGCTTGTAAAAACTGGAGATTATGTTAATAAAGGTCAGACAATAGCCGAAATAGATTCGGATAAAGCTACTTTAGAAATTTCTGCAGAAGAGAATGGAATAATAACCTTAATGGTAAAAAAAGGAGAAAAAATACGAGTTGGAGATACTTTATGTTCTATCGATTCTTCTAAAGAATATCTGATTACAGAGGATAAATATAAAGAAAAAGATAATATTGAAAAAACCTCTTCTATAAATTTTAAAATTCCTTCTCCAGCTTCAAAAAAAATTTTAAAAGAAAAAAACATTTCTATTGAATCTATTCAAGGTACTGGAAAACATGGTAGAATTACAAAATCAGATTGTATTTTTCATTTAGAAGAAAATAATACTCCTTTCGTTTCTAATACGAGTATAGGTAGAACTATTACAACATATAGATCGAAAACAATAACTCCTCTTTCTTCTTTAAGAAGAAAACTTTCAGAAAGATTAGTTGATGTAAAAAATAAGACAGCTTCTCTGACTACATTTAATGAAGTAGATATGCAAGAAATTTTTTTTATAAGAAAAAAATATAAAGATCTTTTTAAGAAAAAACATGGAGTTAATTTAGGTTTTATGTCTTTCTTTACTTTATCTTGTATTAGGGCTTTAAAACTTTATCCAGATGTTAATGCTATGATTAATGAAGGAGAAAAAATTAATTTTGAGTATTATGATATTAGTATTGCTATATCTGGACCTAAAGGATTAATGGTTCCCGTAATTAGAAATGCTGAACATTTATCATTTAGAGGAATAGAAGAAGAAATATTCAAATTATCAACTCGTGTTTATAATGGAACGATCTCTATAGATGAAATGACAGGAGGAACTTTCACGATTACTAATGGAGGAATTTTTGGATCTATGCTATCTACTCCGATTATAAATCCACCACAAAGTGCTATATTAGGAATGCATAAGATTATGGAAAGACCTGTAGTAATTAATGGATCCATTGAAATACGTCCTATAATGTATTTAGCTTTATCCTATGATCATAGAATTATTGATGGAAGAGAATCTGTAGGATTCTTAGTGTCTGTAAAGGAATCCTTAGAAAATCCTATAAAATTATTGATGGGAGGAAGTGAAGAAAATATTAATAAGAAATTAGAATTATAA
- a CDS encoding alpha/beta hydrolase yields the protein MLLKNKLSLKHIIKKSVNKNENTLFLMIHGYGSNERDLFSFEKDLPEDFFIISIQGIYSIGADQYSWYDIDFDNEKKFINIIQAKKTIEKISFFINEAIKEYKLKKNPVWICGFSQGAILSYAIALKNSDKIKKVIALSGYLENNILPEEMNHITDLEFFISHGKYDSIIPVNWVKKGLKFLKQKKILSLFYKEYESGHTLNDFNYQDLINWIKEKHSE from the coding sequence ATGCTTTTAAAAAACAAACTTTCTCTTAAACATATCATAAAAAAATCCGTAAATAAAAATGAAAACACACTCTTTTTAATGATTCATGGGTATGGAAGCAATGAAAGAGATCTTTTTTCTTTTGAAAAAGATCTTCCAGAAGATTTTTTCATAATTAGTATTCAGGGTATTTATTCTATTGGAGCAGATCAATATTCTTGGTATGATATAGATTTTGATAATGAAAAAAAATTCATTAATATAATACAGGCTAAAAAAACTATTGAAAAAATATCATTTTTTATAAATGAAGCTATTAAAGAGTATAAATTAAAAAAGAATCCAGTATGGATATGTGGGTTTAGCCAAGGTGCTATTTTAAGCTACGCTATAGCATTGAAAAATTCTGATAAAATAAAAAAAGTAATTGCTTTAAGTGGATATTTAGAAAATAATATTTTGCCAGAAGAAATGAATCATATTACTGATTTAGAATTTTTTATATCTCATGGTAAATATGATTCCATAATTCCCGTGAATTGGGTAAAAAAAGGATTAAAATTTTTAAAACAAAAAAAAATACTTTCTTTATTTTATAAAGAGTATGAGTCTGGACATACCTTGAATGATTTCAACTATCAAGATCTTATTAATTGGATTAAAGAAAAACATTCTGAATAA
- a CDS encoding 2-oxoglutarate dehydrogenase E1 component, with protein MNDRYSFLNAIHFKDIEFLYNKYKENPNSIESSWSAFFHGFDFGKENNENVTKSESESEIDINDIIQKEFLVYNLIQAYRKRGHFFTNTNPIRKRRIHFPSLNLDNFGLSEKELDISFEVGKIIGIGKTSLRNIINHLKKIYCGSIGIEYMHISDYEKINWIEKWFKKNKLQFFPEEKKFFLKKLNEAITFENFIHTKFVGQKRFSIEGNESILPALEEMIEYTADKYLTEDFIIGMSHRGRINILSNFFQKNYSQIFSEFQGKEYKEKTFSGDVKYHLGFSKIRTTRKGRYIKMNLVPNPSHLESVDAIVEGITRAKIDMIYNQNSNSEKIIPILIHGDAALSGQGIVYEVLQLSQLKGYKTGGTIHIVINNQIGFTTDYTEGRSSVYCTDIAKTLMLPVLHINADDVESVIRAIYFAVDFRMRYHEDIFIDLLGYRKYGHNEGDEPRFTQPSLYKAISKHTNSYNLYRKKLEKEKVISHDDVKNMEKEYENVLNTKYNEASNIKWNVLNSFLEKEWRNFPIVSNNEEIFKKVDTQFSIEKIRKISNQIFSLPKNKKFFKKTKFIFQKRLEMIKKELVDWSMAELLAYGTLLYEGIHIRLSGEDVARGTFSQRHAVVKTEEEEEIITLNQICTEQGKIQIFNSPLSEYGVLGFDYGYAMYSPHVLTLWEAQFGDFVNGGQIIIDQYISSGENKWKIRNGIVLLLPHGYEGQGPEHSSARIERYLQLCANNNLFVVNCTTPANFYHLIRRQMKLKYRKPLIVFTPKSLLRNMKCLSTINDLATEMFQEILDDPYIKDINKIKKLIFCSGKMYYELLNKKESIQDDKTALIRIEQIYPLKVEKIKEIIDKYKNKKEIFWVQEEPENMGLWSFILRKLGNIISFHLIAPSESSSPSTGSYPDFLRIQNKILKEAFL; from the coding sequence ATGAATGATAGATATTCTTTTCTAAATGCTATTCATTTTAAAGATATAGAATTTCTATATAATAAATATAAAGAAAATCCTAATTCAATAGAATCAAGTTGGAGTGCCTTTTTCCATGGATTTGATTTTGGTAAAGAAAACAATGAAAACGTTACAAAATCAGAATCAGAATCAGAAATTGATATCAACGATATCATACAAAAAGAATTTTTAGTATATAATTTAATTCAGGCTTATCGAAAAAGAGGTCATTTCTTCACAAATACAAATCCTATACGAAAAAGGAGGATCCATTTTCCTTCTTTAAATTTGGATAATTTTGGATTATCTGAAAAAGAATTAGATATATCTTTTGAAGTTGGAAAGATAATAGGAATAGGAAAAACATCATTAAGAAATATAATTAATCACCTAAAAAAAATCTATTGCGGTTCTATAGGAATTGAATACATGCACATTTCTGATTATGAAAAAATTAATTGGATTGAAAAATGGTTTAAAAAAAATAAATTACAATTTTTTCCGGAAGAAAAAAAATTTTTTTTGAAAAAATTAAATGAAGCAATTACTTTTGAAAATTTTATTCATACCAAATTTGTAGGACAAAAAAGATTTTCTATTGAAGGAAATGAATCCATATTACCTGCATTGGAAGAAATGATAGAATATACAGCTGATAAATATCTCACTGAAGATTTCATAATTGGAATGTCACATAGAGGTCGTATAAATATACTTTCTAATTTTTTTCAAAAAAATTACTCTCAGATATTTAGTGAATTTCAAGGAAAGGAATATAAAGAAAAAACTTTTTCTGGCGATGTTAAATATCATTTAGGATTTTCAAAAATAAGAACAACTAGAAAAGGCCGATATATTAAAATGAATTTAGTTCCTAATCCTTCTCATTTAGAATCTGTAGATGCCATTGTGGAAGGAATTACCCGTGCAAAAATAGATATGATTTATAATCAAAATAGTAATTCCGAAAAAATTATTCCCATTTTAATTCATGGAGATGCGGCGTTATCCGGTCAAGGAATTGTATATGAAGTTCTTCAATTATCTCAATTAAAAGGATATAAAACTGGAGGAACAATTCATATCGTCATTAATAATCAAATAGGATTTACCACAGATTATACTGAAGGTCGTTCCAGTGTATATTGTACTGATATAGCTAAAACCCTTATGCTACCAGTATTACATATTAATGCAGATGATGTAGAATCTGTTATCCGAGCTATTTATTTTGCTGTAGACTTTAGAATGCGTTATCATGAAGATATTTTCATAGACTTATTGGGATATAGAAAATATGGACACAATGAAGGAGATGAACCGAGATTTACTCAACCTTCTTTATACAAAGCTATCTCCAAACATACTAATTCTTACAATTTATATAGAAAAAAATTGGAAAAAGAAAAAGTTATTAGTCATGATGACGTAAAAAATATGGAAAAAGAATATGAAAACGTTCTTAATACAAAATATAATGAAGCAAGTAATATTAAATGGAACGTATTAAATTCTTTTTTAGAAAAAGAATGGAGAAATTTTCCTATAGTATCTAATAATGAAGAAATTTTTAAAAAGGTAGATACACAATTTTCAATAGAAAAAATTAGAAAAATATCCAATCAAATTTTTTCTCTTCCCAAAAATAAAAAATTCTTTAAAAAAACAAAATTCATTTTTCAAAAAAGATTAGAAATGATTAAAAAAGAATTAGTTGATTGGAGTATGGCAGAATTATTAGCATATGGAACGCTTTTGTACGAAGGAATTCATATTCGTTTATCAGGAGAAGATGTAGCAAGAGGAACGTTTTCTCAACGTCATGCTGTTGTAAAAACAGAAGAAGAAGAAGAAATTATTACTCTTAATCAAATCTGTACAGAACAAGGTAAAATACAAATATTTAATTCACCACTTTCAGAATATGGAGTTTTAGGTTTTGATTATGGATATGCCATGTATTCTCCTCATGTTTTAACTTTGTGGGAAGCTCAATTTGGAGATTTTGTAAATGGAGGGCAAATTATAATAGATCAATATATTTCTTCTGGAGAAAATAAATGGAAAATTAGAAATGGAATTGTATTATTACTTCCTCATGGATATGAAGGACAAGGACCAGAACATTCTTCTGCGCGTATTGAACGTTATTTACAACTTTGTGCTAATAATAATCTATTTGTAGTTAATTGCACCACTCCAGCTAATTTTTATCATCTTATAAGAAGACAAATGAAATTAAAATATAGAAAACCTCTGATAGTTTTTACTCCTAAAAGTTTGCTTAGAAATATGAAATGTTTATCTACCATAAATGATCTCGCAACAGAAATGTTTCAGGAAATATTGGATGATCCTTATATCAAGGACATAAATAAAATAAAAAAATTAATTTTTTGTTCTGGTAAGATGTATTATGAATTATTAAATAAAAAAGAATCTATTCAAGATGATAAAACCGCATTAATTCGTATAGAACAAATATATCCATTAAAAGTGGAAAAAATTAAGGAAATTATTGATAAATATAAAAATAAAAAAGAAATTTTTTGGGTACAAGAAGAACCAGAAAATATGGGTTTATGGAGTTTTATTTTAAGAAAATTGGGAAATATTATCTCATTCCATTTAATCGCTCCATCTGAAAGTTCTAGCCCGTCTACAGGATCTTATCCTGATTTTTTAAGAATTCAAAACAAAATATTAAAAGAAGCTTTTCTTTAA
- a CDS encoding ATP-dependent Clp protease ATP-binding subunit produces the protein MIYHYSSNSRKKIFFYSAYSDEDIENESSASSYGSGGSGTGSGYYGGTSIRSRTPVLDNFGRDLNSIAMEGKLDPVVGRDKEVERVSQILSRRKKNNPLLIGEPGVGKSAIAEGLALRIVQKKVSRVLYNKRVVVLDLASLVAGTKYRGQFEERMKAIINESEKNAELILFIDEIHTMIGAGGTTGSLDASNIFKPALARGYIQCIGATTLNEYRQYIEKDGALERRFQKIIVQPSSEEETIEILKKIKGKYESHHNVIYTKEAIKACVDLTVRYIVDRFLPDKAIDALDEAGSRVHIKNIKVPQEIVLLEKELESIREEKSKVVKSQKYEEAARLRDTEKRIEKQLIKAQKEWEESSKKNKEIVSEENVEEVVSMMSGVPVNKIAQAEMKKLSKMIDILKEKIVGQNEAVKKIVRAVQRNRTGLKDPNSPIGSFIFLGQTGVGKTYLAKIFAKELFDSEESLIRIDMSEYMEKFSVSRLIGAPPGYVGYEEGGQLTEIIRRRPYSVILLDEIEKAHHEVFNILLQILDYGCVTDSIGRKINFKNTVIIFTSNTGTQQLKEFGQGIGFHTQARKLNNYIKNVLEQALKRTFSPEFLNRIDDIIIFNSLTKEDISKITCIELKKIILHVSNLGYELTLFPEVKDFIQKKGFDQEYGARPLKRVIEKFIKNPISEYIISEKLKKGDQISLKMNAKNDDIKVEIHKNI, from the coding sequence ATGATTTATCATTATTCATCAAACAGTAGAAAAAAAATTTTTTTCTATTCTGCTTATTCCGATGAAGATATTGAAAATGAAAGTTCTGCTTCTTCTTATGGATCTGGAGGGAGTGGAACAGGTTCTGGTTATTATGGAGGAACTTCAATAAGGAGTAGAACTCCTGTTTTAGATAATTTTGGAAGAGATTTGAATTCTATAGCGATGGAAGGAAAATTAGATCCAGTGGTAGGTAGAGATAAAGAAGTTGAACGTGTTTCTCAAATATTGAGTAGAAGAAAAAAAAATAACCCTCTTCTTATAGGAGAACCTGGGGTAGGAAAATCTGCTATTGCCGAAGGATTAGCATTGCGTATTGTGCAGAAAAAAGTTTCTAGAGTTTTGTACAATAAAAGAGTCGTTGTATTAGATTTAGCAAGTTTAGTTGCTGGAACTAAATATAGAGGACAATTTGAAGAAAGAATGAAAGCCATTATAAATGAATCAGAAAAAAATGCAGAGTTAATTCTTTTTATAGATGAAATTCATACTATGATTGGAGCAGGAGGTACTACAGGTTCATTAGATGCTTCTAACATATTTAAACCTGCTTTAGCAAGAGGATATATTCAATGTATTGGGGCTACTACACTCAATGAATATAGACAATATATAGAAAAAGATGGAGCTTTAGAAAGAAGGTTTCAAAAAATCATAGTGCAACCTTCTTCTGAAGAAGAAACTATAGAAATTTTAAAAAAGATAAAAGGAAAATATGAAAGTCATCATAACGTTATTTATACAAAAGAAGCAATAAAAGCTTGTGTAGATCTTACCGTACGATATATTGTAGATCGTTTTTTACCAGATAAAGCAATTGATGCTTTGGACGAAGCAGGATCTCGTGTTCATATTAAGAATATAAAAGTTCCACAAGAAATAGTTCTTTTGGAAAAAGAATTGGAAAGTATTAGAGAAGAAAAATCTAAAGTAGTAAAAAGTCAAAAGTATGAAGAAGCTGCACGTTTACGTGATACAGAAAAACGTATAGAAAAACAATTAATAAAAGCTCAAAAAGAATGGGAAGAATCTTCTAAAAAAAACAAAGAAATTGTATCCGAAGAAAATGTTGAAGAAGTGGTATCTATGATGAGTGGAGTTCCAGTAAATAAAATAGCTCAAGCTGAAATGAAAAAATTGAGCAAAATGATAGATATATTAAAAGAAAAAATAGTAGGACAAAATGAAGCTGTGAAAAAAATAGTAAGAGCTGTTCAAAGAAATAGAACTGGATTAAAAGATCCTAATTCTCCTATAGGTTCTTTTATTTTTTTAGGACAAACAGGTGTGGGAAAAACATATTTAGCAAAAATTTTTGCTAAAGAATTGTTTGATTCAGAAGAATCATTAATTAGGATAGATATGAGTGAATATATGGAAAAATTTTCTGTATCTAGATTAATAGGAGCTCCTCCAGGTTATGTAGGTTATGAAGAAGGAGGACAATTAACAGAAATTATACGTCGTAGGCCTTATTCTGTAATATTATTGGACGAGATAGAAAAAGCACATCATGAAGTATTTAATATTTTATTACAAATATTGGATTATGGATGTGTAACAGATAGTATTGGAAGAAAAATAAATTTTAAAAATACCGTTATTATTTTTACTTCAAATACGGGAACACAACAGTTAAAAGAATTTGGTCAAGGAATAGGTTTTCACACTCAAGCAAGAAAACTTAATAATTATATTAAAAATGTATTGGAACAAGCTTTAAAACGAACTTTTTCTCCTGAATTTTTAAATAGAATAGACGATATTATTATTTTTAATTCTTTAACAAAAGAAGATATATCAAAAATAACTTGTATTGAATTGAAAAAAATAATTCTTCATGTATCCAATTTAGGTTATGAATTAACACTGTTTCCTGAAGTAAAAGATTTTATTCAAAAGAAGGGATTTGATCAAGAATATGGGGCTCGTCCTTTAAAAAGAGTTATAGAAAAATTTATAAAAAATCCCATATCGGAATATATAATTAGCGAAAAATTAAAAAAAGGAGATCAAATTTCATTAAAAATGAATGCAAAAAATGACGATATAAAAGTTGAGATTCATAAGAATATATGA
- a CDS encoding AAA family ATPase, translating to MNKVFSVLSDKYKPLKWNEVIGQKDIIFILKKAIQENRLSRILFFFGPKGIGKNTCARILSNELNSFSDSELRDFSLNRFEINGIFNNSLEYFYKIINESRFIPRVGKYNVFIINDVHMFSQCIFNSILRFIEEKHPHILFIFCGTEEKKIPKFILSYCQVYEFKSISTKEIFLHLKMIATKENIEIENEALLILSKYVKGSISKALYLFDKLILYSEKKISKEFLIKKLGIIDIEYYFKLVDYLLDKKIYKIFILLDKILQKKMKSYDFIIGLIKHFRNLFFSKNYETSYLLNFKKEILSSYIAQSKRISYYFLINALSICIRLKNEYEKFNKNSRLTIEIYLIQLSYLFDSYKNYFFLEEEKENVKIEFLQKNWIKFIHKFYGKINPIYLYFLKNEIQFRVKKNKIFFIIPDKLKNRGFLLIKTHFVKYFKEKLNNTHLEFEIVKKNSNAEIVKKNSNAEIVKENSNAEIVKENSNAEIVKENSNAEIVKENSNAEIVKENSSAIEQYHLLYKKNKLIETLIERLNLKISSSEIQE from the coding sequence ATGAATAAAGTTTTTTCTGTATTATCTGATAAATATAAGCCTTTGAAATGGAATGAAGTAATAGGACAAAAAGATATCATTTTTATTTTAAAAAAAGCAATACAAGAAAATCGTTTATCTCGAATTTTATTTTTCTTTGGTCCAAAAGGAATAGGAAAAAATACATGTGCACGAATTTTATCGAACGAATTAAATTCTTTTTCAGATTCAGAATTAAGAGATTTTTCTTTAAATAGATTTGAGATTAATGGAATTTTTAATAATTCATTAGAATATTTTTATAAAATTATTAATGAATCTCGTTTTATTCCTAGAGTAGGAAAATATAATGTATTTATTATTAATGATGTACATATGTTTTCTCAATGTATTTTCAATTCTATTCTAAGATTCATAGAAGAGAAACATCCACATATATTATTTATTTTTTGTGGTACAGAAGAAAAAAAAATTCCCAAATTTATTCTATCGTATTGTCAAGTATATGAATTCAAAAGTATTTCTACAAAAGAAATTTTTTTACATTTAAAAATGATTGCTACAAAAGAAAATATAGAAATAGAAAATGAAGCATTATTGATTTTGTCCAAATATGTAAAAGGATCTATTAGTAAAGCTCTTTATTTATTTGATAAATTGATTTTATATAGTGAAAAAAAAATATCTAAAGAATTTCTAATTAAAAAATTAGGGATTATTGACATAGAATACTATTTTAAACTAGTAGATTATCTTTTAGATAAAAAAATATATAAAATATTCATTTTATTAGATAAAATATTACAAAAAAAGATGAAATCTTATGATTTTATCATAGGTTTAATCAAACATTTTAGAAATTTATTTTTTTCTAAAAATTATGAAACATCTTATCTTTTGAATTTCAAGAAAGAGATATTGTCATCTTATATTGCACAATCAAAAAGAATATCTTATTATTTTTTAATAAATGCTTTAAGTATTTGTATTCGTTTGAAAAACGAATATGAAAAATTCAATAAAAATTCTAGATTAACAATAGAAATTTATTTAATACAATTGTCATATTTATTTGATTCCTATAAAAATTATTTTTTCTTAGAAGAAGAAAAAGAAAATGTAAAAATTGAGTTTTTACAAAAAAATTGGATAAAATTCATACATAAATTTTATGGAAAAATAAATCCTATTTATTTATATTTTTTAAAAAACGAAATACAATTTCGAGTAAAAAAAAATAAAATATTTTTTATTATACCCGATAAATTAAAAAATCGTGGTTTTTTATTGATTAAAACACATTTTGTAAAATATTTTAAAGAAAAATTGAATAACACACATTTAGAATTTGAAATAGTGAAAAAAAATTCGAATGCAGAAATAGTGAAAAAAAATTCGAATGCAGAAATAGTGAAAGAAAATTCGAATGCAGAAATAGTGAAAGAAAATTCGAATGCAGAAATAGTGAAAGAAAATTCGAATGCAGAAATAGTGAAAGAAAATTCGAATGCAGAAATAGTGAAAGAAAATTCAAGTGCAATAGAACAATATCATCTTTTATATAAAAAAAATAAATTAATAGAAACATTAATAGAACGATTAAATTTGAAAATATCTTCTTCGGAAATACAAGAATAA